The Paracoccus sp. MC1862 genome includes a window with the following:
- a CDS encoding ABC transporter ATP-binding protein — protein MMLHQTFERLIDAFRPADGPPPRTLLAFFRWALSGAWGGLGVAAFASALSGAAEVASATLLGLVVDAVAQSGGRTLVDHGWLIAAFAGFFLVLRPAIMGLSAASSNVIIGPNILPLVLSRLHRWTMGHAVTFFDNDFAGRIAQKQMQTARAVTDVASEMVNTGTFALSAVLGSAIFLVTIDAWAALALVVWLGVYLALIRFFLPRVRAQSKGRASARAMITGQVVDTITNIKTVKLFASAEYEDQAALGAMETFRDRAIDFGRLNTWFRLSLTIVSGILPVVLVGGAVMMWQQGQATPGDVAASGAIAMRLAQMTGWVSMALMGIWGSIGEVEDGMQTLSPPHSLVDAPDAVDLGRLRGEVVFDGISFAYGREEGGIGDLSLRIAPGERIGIVGASGAGKSTLVSLLLRLYDVEKGAVLVDGQDVRRVTQQSLRQNIGMVTQDTALFNRSARDNILYGRPGASEEEMVAAARAAEAHDFILGLQDSAGRKGYDAHLGERGVKLSGGQRQRIALARAFVKDAPILVLDEATSALDSEVEAQVQESLHRIMQGKTVLAIAHRLSTIAEMDRIVVMDDGRIVEQGRHAELLARGGLYARYWNRQSGGFLGTEPEEAQAAE, from the coding sequence ATGATGCTGCACCAGACCTTCGAGCGGCTGATCGACGCATTCCGGCCGGCCGACGGGCCGCCGCCGCGCACACTGCTGGCCTTCTTCCGCTGGGCGCTGTCGGGCGCCTGGGGGGGCTTGGGGGTCGCGGCCTTCGCCTCGGCTCTGTCGGGCGCGGCCGAGGTCGCCTCGGCCACGCTGCTGGGACTGGTCGTGGATGCGGTGGCGCAGTCGGGGGGGCGGACGCTGGTCGATCACGGCTGGCTGATCGCCGCTTTCGCCGGGTTCTTCCTGGTCCTGCGGCCTGCCATCATGGGCCTGTCGGCGGCGTCGTCGAACGTCATCATCGGCCCGAACATCCTGCCGCTGGTGCTGTCGCGCCTGCACCGCTGGACGATGGGCCATGCCGTCACCTTCTTCGACAACGACTTCGCCGGCCGCATCGCGCAGAAGCAGATGCAGACCGCCCGGGCCGTCACCGATGTGGCCAGTGAGATGGTCAACACCGGCACCTTCGCCCTGTCGGCGGTGCTGGGCTCGGCCATCTTCCTGGTGACGATCGACGCCTGGGCCGCGCTTGCGCTGGTCGTCTGGCTCGGGGTCTATCTGGCGCTGATCCGCTTTTTCCTGCCGCGCGTGCGGGCGCAGTCCAAGGGACGCGCCAGCGCGCGGGCCATGATCACCGGGCAGGTCGTCGATACGATCACCAACATCAAGACCGTCAAGCTGTTCGCCAGCGCCGAATACGAGGACCAAGCGGCCCTTGGCGCGATGGAGACCTTTCGCGACCGCGCCATCGACTTCGGCCGGCTGAACACCTGGTTCCGGCTGTCGTTGACCATCGTGTCAGGCATCCTGCCGGTGGTGCTGGTCGGCGGAGCCGTCATGATGTGGCAACAGGGGCAGGCCACGCCCGGCGACGTGGCGGCATCCGGCGCCATCGCCATGCGGCTGGCGCAGATGACCGGCTGGGTCAGCATGGCGCTGATGGGCATCTGGGGATCCATCGGCGAGGTCGAGGACGGGATGCAGACGCTGTCGCCGCCGCACAGCCTGGTCGATGCGCCCGACGCGGTGGACCTGGGCCGGCTGCGCGGGGAGGTCGTCTTCGACGGGATCAGCTTCGCCTATGGCCGCGAGGAAGGGGGCATCGGGGATCTGTCGCTGCGGATCGCGCCGGGCGAGCGGATCGGCATCGTCGGGGCCTCGGGCGCGGGCAAGTCCACGCTGGTTTCGCTGCTGTTGCGGCTTTACGACGTCGAGAAGGGTGCGGTCCTGGTGGACGGCCAGGACGTGCGCCGCGTCACCCAGCAGTCCCTGCGCCAGAACATCGGCATGGTCACTCAGGATACGGCGCTGTTCAACCGCTCGGCGCGCGACAACATCCTTTATGGCCGACCGGGCGCCTCGGAGGAGGAGATGGTCGCCGCCGCCAGGGCCGCCGAGGCGCATGACTTCATCCTGGGCCTGCAGGATTCTGCAGGCCGCAAGGGCTATGACGCGCATCTGGGCGAGCGGGGGGTGAAGCTCTCGGGCGGGCAGCGGCAGCGGATCGCGCTGGCCCGCGCCTTCGTCAAGGACGCACCGATCCTGGTGCTGGACGAGGCCACCAGCGCACTTGACAGCGAGGTCGAGGCGCAGGTGCAGGAATCGCTGCACCGGATCATGCAGGGCAAGACCGTGCTGGCCATCGCGCACCGCCTGTCCACCATCGCCGAGATGGACCGGATCGTGGTCATGGACGATGGCCGCATCGTCGAGCAGGGGCGACACGCCGAACTGCTGGCGAGGGGCGGCCTTTATGCCCGCTACTGGAACCGCCAGTCGGGCGGCTTCCTGGGGACCGAGCCCGAGGAGGCGCAGGCCGCCGAATGA
- a CDS encoding CCA tRNA nucleotidyltransferase yields the protein MRLPEAITADPSLRRVLAALAPHRALVVGGAVRNALLDEPVDDIDIATDARPERVMDLARAAGLKPVPTGIEHGTITVVADGRGFEVTTFRRDVETDGRRAIVAFSDRIEEDAARRDFTMNALYAEASGEVLDPVGGLPDLAARRVRFVGDPDERITEDYLRILRFFRFHARYGRPGAADPEALAACARHAGGLARISRERIGAEMRKLLSAADPLEAVRLMEQAGVLAQVLPGAGSEGLAAMIAVEAGTVCPRTPEGISTRKKDWELRLAALAAADAVDALRLSRAEARVQEELRSDLPLAEAAYRLGAGRAEQLAVLRASRNEELRQDWREQIAFAAGQVLPISAADLSDRLSGPALGRGLRAAEAAWIEGGFLMPAPALVDIALLAGEGP from the coding sequence ATGAGGCTGCCCGAGGCGATCACGGCGGACCCCTCGCTGCGGCGCGTGCTGGCGGCGCTGGCCCCGCACCGGGCGCTGGTTGTCGGCGGCGCGGTCCGCAACGCGCTGCTGGACGAGCCGGTGGACGACATCGACATCGCCACCGATGCGCGACCTGAAAGGGTGATGGACTTGGCGAGGGCCGCGGGGCTGAAACCCGTGCCCACGGGGATCGAGCATGGCACGATCACCGTGGTCGCCGACGGGCGCGGCTTCGAGGTCACGACCTTCCGCCGCGACGTGGAAACGGACGGACGGCGCGCGATCGTCGCCTTCTCGGACCGGATCGAGGAGGACGCGGCGCGGCGCGATTTCACCATGAACGCGCTTTACGCCGAGGCTTCGGGCGAGGTGCTGGACCCTGTCGGCGGACTGCCCGACCTTGCTGCCCGGCGCGTCCGCTTCGTGGGCGACCCGGACGAGCGCATCACCGAGGATTATCTTCGCATCCTGCGCTTCTTCCGCTTCCATGCCCGTTACGGTCGCCCCGGTGCGGCGGACCCCGAGGCGCTGGCGGCCTGCGCGCGCCATGCCGGCGGGCTTGCCCGCATTTCGCGCGAGCGGATCGGGGCCGAGATGCGGAAGCTCCTGTCCGCTGCCGATCCGCTGGAGGCCGTGCGGCTGATGGAGCAGGCCGGTGTTCTTGCGCAGGTCCTGCCGGGCGCAGGGTCCGAGGGGCTTGCTGCAATGATCGCCGTCGAAGCGGGGACTGTCTGCCCCCGCACCCCCGAGGGTATTTCAACCAGAAAGAAGGACTGGGAGCTGCGGCTTGCGGCTCTTGCAGCGGCTGACGCGGTGGATGCGCTGCGTCTTTCACGCGCTGAGGCAAGGGTGCAGGAGGAGTTGCGCTCTGATCTGCCGCTGGCCGAGGCGGCCTATCGGCTGGGGGCCGGGCGTGCGGAGCAGTTGGCGGTGCTGCGGGCTTCGCGGAACGAGGAATTGCGCCAGGACTGGCGCGAGCAGATCGCCTTCGCCGCGGGGCAGGTGCTGCCGATTTCCGCCGCCGACCTGTCGGATCGGCTGTCGGGGCCGGCGCTGGGACGCGGGCTGCGCGCGGCCGAGGCCGCATGGATCGAGGGTGGTTTCCTGATGCCTGCGCCCGCGCTGGTGGACATCGCGCTTCTGGCAGGAGAAGGCCCATGA
- the gcvT gene encoding glycine cleavage system aminomethyltransferase GcvT: protein MTELRRTPLYDLHTELGARMVPYAGWEMPVQYPMGVMGEHLHTRKAAGLFDVSHMGQVILRGEGAAKALERLVPADIIGLAPGRQRYGLFTSEDGGILDDLMIAGKGDHLLLVVNASRAEADIAHMTEAGLAPEVVTDRALLALQGPGAERALAALVPGAADLRFMDSVDLPWEGEVLWVSRSGYTGEDGFEISIRAERALDFARALLAQEGVAPIGLGARDSLRLEAGLPLYGNDMDATVSPAQAGLGWSIPKVRRAGGARAGGFPGADKILPELGKAAHIRRGLRPEGRAPMREGTPIYAGPEGGEPVGRITSGGFGPSAGVPIAMATLAAGIAEGTTVYAELRGKRLPATVAPMPFVQPTYKR from the coding sequence ATGACCGAACTGCGCCGCACGCCGCTTTACGACCTGCATACCGAACTCGGTGCCCGGATGGTGCCTTACGCCGGATGGGAGATGCCGGTCCAGTATCCCATGGGGGTGATGGGCGAGCACCTGCACACCCGCAAGGCCGCCGGGCTGTTCGACGTCAGCCACATGGGGCAGGTGATCCTGCGCGGCGAGGGCGCGGCGAAGGCGCTGGAACGCTTGGTGCCTGCCGACATCATCGGCCTTGCGCCGGGGCGGCAGCGTTACGGACTGTTCACCAGTGAGGACGGCGGCATCCTTGACGACCTGATGATCGCGGGCAAGGGCGACCACCTGCTGCTGGTCGTCAACGCATCCCGTGCGGAAGCTGACATCGCCCACATGACCGAGGCCGGGCTGGCGCCCGAGGTCGTGACCGACCGCGCCCTTCTGGCGCTGCAGGGACCGGGGGCCGAGCGGGCGCTGGCCGCGCTGGTGCCGGGCGCGGCCGATTTGCGCTTCATGGATTCGGTCGATCTGCCCTGGGAGGGCGAGGTGCTGTGGGTCAGCCGCTCGGGCTATACCGGCGAGGACGGGTTCGAGATCAGCATCCGCGCCGAACGCGCCCTGGACTTCGCCCGCGCCCTGCTGGCGCAGGAAGGCGTGGCCCCTATCGGCCTCGGCGCCCGCGATTCGCTGCGGCTTGAGGCGGGGTTGCCGCTTTACGGCAACGACATGGATGCCACGGTGTCGCCCGCGCAGGCGGGCCTCGGCTGGTCGATCCCCAAGGTCCGCCGCGCGGGCGGAGCGCGCGCGGGCGGCTTTCCGGGCGCCGACAAGATCCTGCCCGAACTGGGAAAGGCCGCGCATATCCGCCGCGGGTTGCGCCCCGAAGGCCGCGCGCCCATGCGCGAGGGCACCCCGATCTACGCCGGTCCCGAAGGCGGCGAACCTGTAGGGCGCATCACCTCGGGTGGCTTCGGCCCCTCGGCCGGGGTGCCCATTGCGATGGCGACGCTGGCCGCCGGGATTGCCGAGGGCACCACCGTTTACGCCGAACTGCGCGGCAAGCGCCTGCCGGCAACGGTCGCGCCCATGCCATTCGTTCAACCCACCTACAAACGCTGA
- the gcvH gene encoding glycine cleavage system protein GcvH — MKYTPEHEWLRAEGDELVIGITAHASEQLGDVVFIELPEVGREVEAGEEIVVIESVKAASDIVSPVAGTITAVNEALADAPGDVNSDAMAAWFFRVKPADGTSLDGFMDEAAYQELIG; from the coding sequence CTGAAATACACCCCCGAACACGAATGGCTGCGCGCCGAGGGCGATGAGCTTGTCATCGGCATCACCGCCCATGCCAGCGAGCAACTGGGCGACGTGGTCTTCATCGAGCTGCCCGAGGTCGGCCGCGAGGTCGAGGCCGGCGAGGAGATCGTGGTGATCGAATCGGTCAAGGCGGCGTCCGACATCGTGTCCCCGGTCGCGGGCACCATCACCGCCGTCAACGAGGCGCTGGCCGATGCGCCGGGCGACGTGAACTCGGACGCGATGGCGGCCTGGTTTTTCCGCGTCAAGCCGGCGGACGGCACGTCGCTGGACGGCTTCATGGACGAGGCCGCCTATCAGGAACTGATCGGCTGA
- a CDS encoding CoA pyrophosphatase → MLQAAEVRERLKRALDVPAGATSDFDQNGSVPPGLEARPAGVLAAFHEDGRLLLTKRASGLRHHPGQIALPGGKVDPGDADEIAAALREAREEVGLDPAQVEVLGVLPPHRTVTGFAMTPVLAMIRGPFTPVPEAGEVEEAFTVPFAHIADPTNYRLERRLWRGGWRSYHVAPCGPYYIWGATARVLLALAKRLSA, encoded by the coding sequence ATGCTGCAGGCGGCCGAGGTGCGTGAAAGACTCAAGCGGGCGCTCGATGTGCCCGCCGGGGCGACCTCGGACTTCGACCAGAACGGCTCTGTCCCGCCGGGGCTTGAGGCGCGGCCTGCGGGCGTGCTGGCCGCCTTCCACGAGGACGGACGCCTGCTGCTGACCAAGCGGGCGAGCGGGCTGCGCCACCATCCCGGCCAGATCGCCCTGCCGGGCGGCAAGGTCGATCCGGGCGACGCGGATGAGATCGCCGCCGCGTTGCGCGAGGCGCGCGAGGAGGTGGGGCTGGACCCCGCGCAGGTGGAGGTGCTGGGGGTGCTGCCGCCACATCGCACCGTCACCGGCTTTGCCATGACGCCCGTTCTGGCAATGATCCGGGGGCCTTTTACCCCGGTGCCCGAGGCAGGCGAGGTCGAGGAGGCCTTTACCGTCCCCTTCGCCCACATCGCCGATCCGACGAACTACCGGCTGGAGCGGCGGCTTTGGCGTGGCGGCTGGCGGTCCTATCACGTCGCGCCCTGCGGTCCCTATTACATCTGGGGCGCAACGGCGCGGGTGCTGCTGGCGCTGGCGAAAAGGCTCTCCGCATGA
- a CDS encoding murein L,D-transpeptidase family protein, whose amino-acid sequence MISTIRNFVALTALVLLTACGGGAKQPVSKFRSYSGPPVTQIVVEKGDRQMFLLSGSTVLKAYDIGLGFQPIGHKMYEGDGRTPEGIYYINRQNPNSAYHLSLGISYPDPTDKARAMMLGQQPGGDIMIHGRGPNGNKATARDWTAGCIAVNDREIEEIFSMVRPGVPVVIYP is encoded by the coding sequence ATGATCTCGACTATCCGCAATTTTGTTGCGCTGACCGCGCTTGTCTTGCTGACAGCCTGCGGTGGCGGCGCCAAGCAACCTGTCAGCAAGTTCCGCAGCTACAGCGGCCCGCCCGTGACCCAGATCGTGGTCGAAAAGGGCGACCGGCAGATGTTCCTGCTCAGCGGCAGCACGGTGCTGAAGGCTTATGACATCGGGCTGGGCTTCCAGCCCATCGGCCACAAGATGTACGAAGGCGACGGCCGCACACCCGAGGGCATCTACTACATCAACCGTCAGAACCCCAACAGCGCCTATCACCTGTCGCTGGGGATTTCCTATCCTGACCCGACCGACAAGGCGCGGGCGATGATGCTGGGTCAGCAGCCCGGAGGGGATATCATGATCCATGGCCGCGGACCTAATGGCAACAAGGCCACGGCGCGTGACTGGACCGCAGGCTGCATCGCGGTGAACGATCGGGAGATCGAGGAAATCTTCTCGATGGTCCGCCCCGGCGTTCCGGTCGTGATCTATCCTTGA
- a CDS encoding class I SAM-dependent RNA methyltransferase, whose translation MTHWTVERLGRRGDGVALRGDERALAPLTLPGEQIEGEAKAGRIARPRIVTPSADRVKAPCPHYKVCGGCSLMHASDGFVAGWKAQVVRNALAAQGITAEIAEVHTSPPRSRRRAVLSGRRTKAGALIGFHQRASDVIVDVAECLVVRPAILAALPDLRRLVSLGGSRTRELSLVVTESAAGLDVAVAGGKPMTPGLLSDLAALMNAAAWARLDWDGEAIVARPPAISFGRAQVVPPPGGFLQATAEGEAALLTAARRIVGPAPRIADLFAGAGTFTLPLAETAEVHAVEGLAAPLAALDAGWRAAPGLRRVTTEVRDLARRPLLPDELARFDAAVIDPPRAGAAAQAAALAQSQVPAVAWISCDPVSFARDARTMVEGGYSLGRIEVVDQFRWSPHVELIATFTQ comes from the coding sequence ATGACCCACTGGACGGTCGAGCGGCTGGGGCGGCGCGGCGACGGCGTGGCGCTGCGCGGGGACGAACGCGCGCTCGCGCCCCTGACGCTGCCGGGCGAGCAGATCGAGGGCGAGGCCAAGGCGGGGCGCATTGCCCGGCCGCGGATCGTGACGCCCTCGGCGGATCGCGTGAAAGCGCCGTGCCCGCATTACAAGGTCTGCGGCGGCTGTTCGCTGATGCACGCGAGCGACGGCTTCGTGGCCGGATGGAAGGCGCAGGTGGTGCGGAATGCGCTGGCCGCGCAGGGGATCACGGCCGAGATCGCGGAGGTGCACACCTCTCCGCCGCGGTCGCGCCGCCGGGCGGTGCTGTCGGGGCGGCGGACGAAGGCGGGGGCGCTGATCGGGTTCCACCAGCGCGCCTCGGACGTGATCGTGGATGTGGCCGAGTGCCTCGTGGTCCGGCCCGCGATCCTGGCCGCGCTGCCCGACCTGCGGCGGCTGGTGAGCCTTGGCGGCTCGCGCACCCGTGAGCTGTCGCTGGTGGTGACCGAGTCTGCGGCGGGGCTGGACGTCGCGGTGGCGGGCGGCAAACCGATGACACCGGGGCTGTTGTCGGATCTCGCGGCGCTGATGAACGCGGCGGCTTGGGCGCGGCTCGACTGGGATGGCGAGGCGATCGTGGCGCGGCCTCCGGCGATCTCCTTCGGGCGGGCACAGGTGGTGCCGCCGCCGGGCGGGTTCCTGCAGGCGACGGCGGAAGGCGAAGCCGCGCTGCTGACCGCTGCGCGCCGGATCGTCGGCCCGGCGCCGCGGATCGCCGACCTGTTCGCCGGCGCGGGAACCTTCACCCTGCCGCTGGCCGAAACCGCCGAGGTCCATGCGGTCGAGGGACTCGCCGCGCCCCTGGCCGCGCTGGACGCGGGCTGGAGGGCCGCGCCGGGGCTGCGCCGCGTGACGACCGAGGTTCGCGACCTCGCCCGCAGGCCGCTGCTGCCGGATGAACTTGCGCGATTCGACGCCGCCGTGATCGATCCGCCGCGTGCAGGGGCGGCGGCGCAGGCCGCCGCGCTGGCCCAGTCGCAGGTGCCGGCCGTGGCCTGGATCAGCTGCGATCCCGTGAGTTTCGCCCGCGACGCCCGGACCATGGTCGAGGGCGGCTACAGCCTGGGCCGGATCGAGGTCGTGGACCAGTTCCGCTGGTCGCCCCATGTCGAACTGATTGCGACTTTTACGCAATAG